From one Agrobacterium vitis genomic stretch:
- the efeU gene encoding iron uptake transporter permease EfeU, with protein sequence MLAPFLIMFREGVEAALIVGIIASYLKQTGRGMWMPVVWIGILLAIAVSLFVGAGLQVVSAEFPQKAQELFEAVIGMVAVIVLTSMVFWMRKAARSIKAELHHSIDEALASHSGGFGLATMAFLAVVREGLESVFFLLATFQQSDSGLAPLGALLGVVLAVLVGCGIYVGGLKLNLRHFFRWTGVFILIVAAGILANAVKALHEAGLWNHLQSVVFDLSDRLPLDSPLGSVLGGILGYIDAPTISEVTVYVVFLTTTLFLFLAPYPPAPEVQTSHSARKI encoded by the coding sequence ATGCTTGCACCGTTTCTCATCATGTTTCGCGAGGGCGTCGAAGCGGCGTTGATCGTGGGGATAATTGCAAGCTATCTTAAACAGACCGGACGCGGCATGTGGATGCCTGTTGTATGGATCGGCATCCTGCTCGCAATCGCGGTTTCGCTGTTCGTTGGTGCCGGACTGCAGGTCGTCAGCGCCGAGTTTCCGCAGAAAGCGCAAGAGCTGTTCGAGGCCGTGATTGGCATGGTCGCCGTCATCGTGTTGACATCGATGGTGTTTTGGATGCGCAAGGCGGCCCGCTCCATCAAGGCAGAGCTTCATCACTCCATCGATGAAGCATTAGCCTCGCATTCCGGCGGTTTCGGGCTTGCCACCATGGCATTTTTGGCTGTGGTGCGCGAAGGCTTGGAATCGGTCTTCTTCCTTCTTGCCACATTCCAGCAGTCAGACAGCGGGCTCGCCCCACTTGGAGCGCTTTTGGGCGTTGTTCTCGCCGTTCTCGTCGGGTGCGGCATCTATGTGGGCGGCCTGAAGCTCAATCTGCGCCATTTCTTCCGCTGGACGGGCGTCTTCATCCTTATCGTTGCGGCAGGCATTCTGGCCAATGCGGTCAAGGCCTTGCATGAAGCCGGCTTGTGGAACCATCTTCAGTCCGTCGTCTTCGATCTGAGCGACCGACTGCCGCTCGACAGTCCTCTTGGTTCAGTCCTGGGCGGTATTCTCGGCTATATCGATGCGCCGACAATCAGCGAAGTGACGGTCTATGTCGTCTTTTTGACGACCACCCTGTTCCTTTTCCTCGCGCCGTATCCACCCGCGCCAGAAGTCCAAACTTCTCATTCCGCGCGCAAAATCTGA
- a CDS encoding efflux transporter outer membrane subunit — protein sequence MKPLLIISTLCGLSSLLQACAVGPDYLKPDVVTPVAFKEAPKGWKVAEPGNGMTRGKWWSVYKDPLLDELVPQVAISNQNLKAYEAAYREAQAVVRETRSSLVPTVTASPSITRKRSSAVTANTQTAEVTGSWDIDLWGKVRRKIESNQAAAEASAAELADLTLSAQADLVTDYFELRYQDSLARLLNDTVAAYERSLKITQNQYAAGVASRSDIITAQTELASTQASAIAAGELRAQYEHAIALLIGKSPSELTIKSGALAQAVPNIPLVVPSALLERRPDIAEAERTMRQQNALIGVAVAAYYPTINLSAVAGYSGVSPLVSATNMVWSLASSGSQTLLDGGTRSAAVDAARATYDQSVANYRQTVLTAFHDVDDELSNLRILQHQAAAQAEAVRLARKAVTIALNEYQAGTTNYTTVVTAQATSLTNQETALLIAQNRLVASANLIKALGGEWSASHLSKTSPP from the coding sequence ATGAAGCCACTTCTCATCATCAGCACGCTCTGCGGCCTGTCGTCTCTTCTCCAAGCCTGTGCGGTCGGGCCGGACTATCTCAAGCCCGACGTTGTAACCCCGGTCGCCTTTAAAGAGGCGCCGAAGGGATGGAAAGTCGCAGAGCCAGGCAATGGCATGACGCGAGGAAAGTGGTGGAGCGTCTACAAGGATCCGCTGCTCGACGAACTCGTGCCTCAGGTCGCGATCAGCAATCAGAATTTGAAGGCTTATGAAGCCGCTTATCGCGAAGCGCAGGCCGTGGTACGTGAAACACGCTCGAGCCTGGTCCCAACAGTAACGGCCAGTCCGAGTATAACCCGCAAGCGCAGCTCTGCGGTGACTGCGAACACCCAGACCGCTGAAGTCACGGGAAGCTGGGACATCGATCTGTGGGGCAAGGTGCGCCGCAAGATCGAGAGCAATCAGGCGGCAGCCGAGGCCAGTGCCGCAGAACTCGCCGACCTCACCTTGTCGGCCCAAGCCGATCTGGTGACGGATTATTTTGAGCTGCGCTATCAGGATTCGCTGGCTCGCCTCCTGAACGACACGGTGGCAGCCTATGAGCGCAGCCTCAAGATCACGCAGAACCAGTATGCCGCTGGCGTGGCATCGCGCTCCGACATTATCACCGCTCAAACGGAGCTTGCCTCGACCCAAGCCTCCGCCATTGCCGCTGGAGAACTGCGCGCCCAATACGAGCATGCCATCGCGCTGCTGATTGGCAAGTCGCCATCGGAACTGACGATCAAGTCGGGAGCCTTGGCACAGGCGGTACCAAACATTCCGCTCGTGGTTCCCTCCGCGCTTCTGGAGCGCCGACCAGATATCGCCGAGGCGGAGCGAACGATGCGACAGCAAAATGCCCTGATCGGCGTTGCGGTCGCCGCCTACTATCCCACCATCAATTTGTCGGCCGTCGCCGGCTATTCCGGGGTGTCACCACTGGTCTCGGCCACCAACATGGTCTGGTCGCTTGCCTCAAGCGGCAGTCAGACCTTGCTCGATGGGGGAACGCGTTCCGCCGCCGTGGACGCCGCACGGGCCACCTACGATCAGAGCGTCGCCAATTACCGGCAAACGGTGCTCACCGCGTTCCACGATGTCGACGACGAGCTATCGAACCTGCGCATCCTCCAGCATCAGGCTGCGGCGCAAGCTGAAGCGGTTCGGCTTGCACGGAAGGCCGTCACGATTGCGCTCAACGAATATCAGGCCGGGACGACGAACTACACGACAGTCGTGACCGCGCAGGCGACTTCGCTCACCAACCAGGAGACGGCGCTTTTAATCGCGCAAAACCGCCTCGTTGCCAGCGCCAACCTAATCAAGGCTCTGGGCGGAGAATGGAGTGCCTCACACCTATCAAAGACAAGCCCGCCATGA
- the efeO gene encoding iron uptake system protein EfeO, with protein MRRTSLLSTVFATVLLASTGLAQAKVAPEDLVQPIADYKIYVEKNLATLAKDTKAFTDAVKAGDLEKAKMLYAPTRVTYEKIEPVAELFSDLDAAIDSRADDHEQKEKSADFIGFHRIEYSLFHENSAKDLGALADKLYADVTELQTRVKGLTFPPEKVVGGAAALIEEVAATKITGEEDRYSHTDLYDFQGNVDGAKKIVDLLTPLIKQEDPALLKKIDENFTTVDGILAKYKRKDGFETYDKLTDADRKALAGPVTTLAEDLSKLRGTLGLN; from the coding sequence ATACGTCGCACTTCGCTTCTGTCCACGGTCTTCGCAACGGTCCTTCTGGCCAGCACGGGCCTCGCCCAGGCCAAGGTCGCCCCTGAAGATCTCGTCCAGCCGATCGCTGATTACAAAATTTATGTCGAGAAAAATCTTGCCACGCTGGCCAAGGACACCAAGGCCTTTACCGATGCGGTCAAGGCTGGCGACCTGGAAAAGGCCAAGATGCTGTATGCCCCGACGCGTGTGACCTATGAAAAGATCGAGCCGGTCGCCGAGCTATTCTCCGATCTCGACGCCGCTATCGACTCGCGCGCCGATGATCATGAGCAGAAAGAGAAGTCTGCCGACTTTATAGGCTTCCACCGGATCGAATATAGCCTGTTTCACGAGAATTCGGCCAAGGATCTCGGCGCACTCGCCGACAAGCTTTATGCAGACGTGACGGAATTGCAAACGCGCGTGAAGGGCCTGACCTTCCCGCCGGAAAAAGTCGTAGGCGGTGCTGCCGCGCTGATCGAAGAAGTGGCAGCGACTAAGATCACGGGTGAGGAAGATCGCTACAGCCATACCGACCTTTATGACTTCCAGGGCAATGTCGACGGTGCCAAGAAGATTGTTGATCTCCTCACGCCGCTGATCAAGCAGGAGGATCCGGCTCTGCTGAAGAAGATCGATGAGAATTTTACAACGGTCGACGGCATCCTTGCCAAATACAAGAGAAAGGACGGTTTTGAGACCTACGACAAGCTTACTGACGCCGACCGCAAGGCTCTTGCCGGCCCAGTCACGACGCTTGCCGAAGACCTATCCAAGCTCCGTGGCACGCTCGGACTGAACTAG
- the efeO gene encoding iron uptake system protein EfeO has product MNGIPSKDILPRKLLAAGIGISAVLVLVSGTAFYYASRYSHAVRKTTAGGAVTVTIAGKSCNPNELTVPAGRTVFEIVNTSDRAVEWEILDGVMVLEERENIAPGFTQSLTAMLEPGTYQITCGLLSNPRGTLHVTAAASGAQAAAQPSMKAFIGAMAEYKVYLASETDGFVTAANDLAEAIKAADLAKVRSLYEPARIVYAHLLPIAGQISDLDRTIEARADYFEKKEQDPAFVGLHRIEFGLFSNNSLEEMAPVANKLAANAQALADRIHDLRITPAQMISGAAAAMDRFATAGPGLDEDRYAHSDLASFDAALSGVQKVADLIKPIAAKTAPSLTEQVDKNITSLQMTLRKHRSTEGYVRYSTLTEDDKSDLKKQAAALAADLGKLLQNLRLS; this is encoded by the coding sequence ATGAATGGCATTCCCTCCAAGGATATCCTTCCGCGCAAGCTCTTGGCTGCTGGCATCGGGATATCTGCCGTCCTGGTGCTCGTTTCGGGCACGGCGTTCTACTATGCCTCGCGTTATTCGCACGCCGTAAGGAAGACCACCGCAGGCGGCGCGGTAACGGTGACGATTGCTGGCAAAAGCTGCAATCCGAACGAACTGACTGTGCCGGCTGGCCGCACCGTTTTCGAGATCGTCAACACGTCGGATCGCGCTGTCGAATGGGAAATCCTTGATGGCGTCATGGTTCTGGAAGAGCGTGAAAACATCGCCCCCGGCTTCACCCAGAGCCTGACGGCGATGCTGGAGCCCGGCACTTACCAGATCACCTGCGGCCTGCTGTCAAACCCGCGTGGCACCCTGCATGTTACGGCCGCGGCCAGCGGAGCTCAAGCCGCCGCCCAGCCCTCGATGAAGGCCTTCATCGGCGCGATGGCGGAATACAAGGTGTACCTTGCCAGCGAGACCGATGGTTTCGTGACCGCTGCGAATGACCTTGCGGAAGCCATCAAGGCTGCAGACCTGGCAAAGGTTCGCTCGCTCTACGAGCCCGCACGCATCGTCTATGCCCATCTCTTGCCGATTGCCGGCCAGATTTCCGATCTCGACAGGACGATCGAAGCGCGTGCTGATTATTTCGAGAAGAAAGAGCAGGATCCCGCCTTTGTTGGGCTGCACAGGATCGAGTTTGGCCTGTTCTCGAACAACAGTCTCGAAGAAATGGCACCGGTGGCAAACAAGCTTGCCGCTAACGCGCAGGCCCTGGCGGATCGCATCCATGACCTTCGTATCACGCCAGCCCAAATGATATCAGGGGCTGCCGCTGCGATGGACCGTTTCGCCACGGCCGGGCCTGGGCTTGATGAAGACCGCTACGCCCATAGCGATCTTGCCTCTTTCGATGCGGCGCTATCAGGCGTGCAGAAGGTGGCCGATCTTATCAAACCAATCGCCGCCAAGACGGCCCCCTCGCTGACAGAGCAGGTCGATAAGAACATCACCTCCCTTCAGATGACGCTTCGAAAGCACCGCAGCACTGAAGGCTATGTGCGCTATTCCACTCTTACCGAAGACGACAAGTCCGACCTGAAGAAGCAGGCCGCAGCTCTTGCCGCCGACCTCGGCAAGCTTCTCCAAAATCTGAGATTAAGCTGA
- a CDS encoding flavin reductase family protein, producing the protein MMIDEHFKSGMRRLASGVSLITTKDTHDAWHGMIATSVTSVSVEPPSLLVCINRSASCHDPLIESGVFCVSFLGEDNDAIAEVFSSSRFKEQRFRDGDWRRISTGAPALARSLASFDCRVKQQLQADSHTIFIGSVEAIELWDAPLSPLVYMNGGYVRCISAGV; encoded by the coding sequence ATGATGATAGACGAACATTTCAAGTCCGGCATGCGGCGGCTTGCAAGCGGTGTCTCACTGATCACCACGAAAGACACCCATGATGCATGGCACGGCATGATCGCGACCTCCGTGACATCCGTCTCTGTCGAGCCGCCCAGCTTGCTGGTATGCATCAACCGGTCCGCCTCGTGCCATGACCCCCTGATCGAGTCGGGTGTTTTCTGTGTGAGCTTTCTGGGTGAGGACAACGATGCCATTGCCGAAGTCTTTTCATCTTCCAGATTCAAGGAGCAGAGGTTCCGGGATGGGGACTGGCGCAGGATTTCGACAGGTGCGCCAGCGCTTGCTCGCTCGCTTGCCAGTTTCGACTGCCGGGTAAAACAACAGCTTCAGGCAGACAGCCATACGATCTTTATCGGATCTGTGGAGGCGATAGAGCTTTGGGACGCACCGCTTTCGCCACTTGTCTACATGAACGGCGGATATGTCCGTTGCATATCTGCGGGCGTGTGA
- the efeB gene encoding iron uptake transporter deferrochelatase/peroxidase subunit translates to MTHQNKTKDDNILVSPERRCLLIGAGMGAAGVIAGARGASASDNMMPSAVTNAPESDKLEESQPFYAMHQSGIVTPRPAAGLVVAFDVLAQNRADLERLFRTLTERAAFLMKGGPVPQLAPKFPPADSGILGPVVTPDNLTITVSIGNSLFDDRFGLKDAKPKRLQPMKDFPNDALQHELCHGDILIQFCSNTQDTNIHALRDVIKNMPDLMMVRWKQEGSVPVQPPHSEKAKESARNFLGFRDGSANPDSGNSGLMDRIVWVQQDSDEPAWAAHGSYQAVRIIRNFVERWDRTPLQEQETIIGRQKDSGAPFGGRVEADIPDYANDPDGKVTPLTSHIRLANARDKEAEAHLILRRPFNYSNGVSKAGQLEMGLLFIAYQADLEKGFIHVQNKLNGEPLEEYLKPIGGGYFFVLPGVKDKQDFLGRGLLEATGPVNVRG, encoded by the coding sequence ATGACACACCAGAACAAGACAAAAGACGATAATATCCTTGTTTCGCCTGAGCGCCGCTGCCTGCTGATCGGCGCAGGCATGGGCGCGGCGGGCGTTATTGCCGGTGCGAGAGGCGCATCGGCATCTGACAACATGATGCCAAGCGCAGTGACCAATGCGCCAGAAAGCGACAAGCTGGAGGAGAGCCAGCCTTTCTATGCCATGCACCAGTCAGGCATTGTCACGCCGCGTCCGGCGGCAGGCCTCGTCGTTGCCTTCGACGTGTTGGCCCAGAACCGCGCAGACCTTGAGCGGCTTTTCCGCACCCTGACGGAGCGCGCTGCTTTCCTGATGAAGGGTGGGCCGGTTCCACAGCTCGCCCCCAAATTTCCGCCAGCCGATTCCGGCATCCTTGGCCCCGTCGTTACCCCGGACAATCTGACAATTACCGTTTCGATCGGCAATTCCCTGTTCGACGATCGCTTTGGTTTGAAAGATGCCAAGCCGAAGCGTCTGCAGCCTATGAAAGATTTCCCGAACGACGCATTGCAGCACGAGCTTTGCCACGGCGATATCCTGATCCAGTTCTGCTCGAACACGCAGGACACCAATATCCATGCGCTGCGGGACGTCATCAAAAATATGCCGGACCTCATGATGGTGCGGTGGAAACAGGAAGGCAGCGTCCCGGTGCAACCGCCGCATTCGGAAAAGGCGAAGGAAAGTGCCCGCAATTTCCTCGGCTTCCGAGACGGCAGCGCCAACCCGGATTCCGGCAATTCCGGGCTCATGGACAGGATCGTCTGGGTGCAGCAGGACAGCGACGAACCCGCCTGGGCCGCCCATGGCAGCTATCAGGCAGTGCGCATCATCCGCAATTTTGTCGAGCGTTGGGATCGCACGCCCTTGCAAGAGCAAGAGACGATCATCGGCCGCCAGAAGGACAGCGGCGCACCATTCGGCGGCAGGGTCGAGGCCGACATTCCTGACTATGCCAACGATCCAGATGGCAAGGTCACGCCGCTGACGTCGCATATTCGGCTCGCCAACGCGCGCGATAAAGAGGCTGAGGCACATCTCATCCTGCGTCGACCATTCAATTATTCCAATGGCGTCAGCAAGGCAGGGCAGCTGGAAATGGGCCTTCTCTTCATCGCCTATCAGGCCGATCTCGAGAAGGGGTTCATTCACGTTCAAAACAAGCTCAATGGCGAGCCGCTTGAGGAATATCTCAAGCCGATCGGCGGCGGTTATTTTTTCGTTCTGCCTGGCGTCAAGGACAAACAGGATTTTCTCGGGCGTGGTCTTCTCGAAGCAACCGGCCCCGTGAATGTACGCGGTTGA
- a CDS encoding GntR family transcriptional regulator codes for MPRKQTPARAGKLLRTDAYERLLIAIITGEIEAGSRVDEKQLMKQYGLGQAAVRDALFRLDLEGLVERHPRIGTRVAELGLRELQDVYEARLLLESYAAALGAVRGTPEDFAAIRGAFAQHADAVERRDIHKMVEIDWAFHRALARASQNQQIEVALRRLHNNACRFWCFGLKRASSTEMHQQRQYHLDIVDAMEARDMAGIEAAIRKASGYSPDRNFLVGEPSLPFSVHTLMP; via the coding sequence ATGCCGCGCAAGCAGACCCCCGCGAGAGCCGGGAAACTTCTCAGAACAGACGCCTATGAGCGCCTCCTCATCGCCATTATCACGGGTGAGATCGAGGCCGGGTCGCGGGTTGACGAAAAGCAGCTCATGAAGCAGTACGGCCTGGGCCAGGCGGCCGTTCGCGACGCCCTGTTCAGGCTTGATCTTGAGGGGTTGGTCGAGCGCCATCCGCGCATTGGAACACGCGTCGCCGAATTGGGCCTGCGTGAATTGCAGGATGTCTACGAGGCCCGGTTGCTGCTTGAAAGCTACGCGGCCGCACTAGGGGCCGTTCGCGGCACGCCCGAAGACTTTGCCGCCATCCGCGGCGCCTTCGCCCAGCATGCTGACGCCGTCGAGCGCCGCGATATCCACAAGATGGTCGAGATCGACTGGGCGTTTCATCGCGCCTTGGCCCGAGCCAGCCAAAATCAACAGATCGAGGTCGCCCTCCGCCGGCTGCACAACAACGCCTGTCGCTTCTGGTGTTTCGGACTGAAACGCGCGTCCTCCACTGAAATGCACCAGCAGCGCCAATATCATCTCGACATCGTCGACGCGATGGAGGCTCGCGACATGGCAGGCATCGAGGCTGCCATCCGCAAGGCGAGCGGCTACAGCCCGGACCGCAACTTTCTTGTCGGGGAACCGTCGCTGCCCTTCAGTGTCCATACGTTGATGCCGTGA